The Deltaproteobacteria bacterium DNA window TTTCGTCATCCTCCTGGAGCGGTTCAGCTTTTTTCCTCTCACCTACGACCAGCTCTACATGCTCACCAGGGGTTCGGTGGGGGACAACAGGGCATTTGTTGAGGATTTCGGCATCTCCCTGAGGACCTTTTACGAGTATCTCTTTGAGCGCTTCGACAGGAGGGGGGTAGCGGTAAAGATAGAGTGACGGCGCCCTGCCGGCTCGGTCCTTGCCGGCTCTGATTGTCGGCTCGATATATCTCCCGGCTCTTCTGTTATAAAGTATAATAAAAAGTTGAGAGTCTCATACCAACGTCATCAAAGGAGCTTTCGAAATGGAGTTCGTTCCGAAGTGGTTGGCCCTGGAAATCACGGGAAAGTGCAACCTGAACTGCGTTCATTGCAGGTCCGCGTCCTCCATGTCCTCCTTCGAGAGCGTCTTCGACACGGAAGGGGCGAAGGCGCTCATCGATGATATCACCTCCTTTTGCAGCCCCGTTCTGGTTCTCTCCGGCGGAGAGCCGCTCCTGCGCAAGGATCTTTTCGAGATAGCGGAGTACGGGACGGAGAAGGGGCTGCGCATGTGCCTTGCCACCAACGGAGTCCTCGTGGACGACGAGGTGTGCAGGAAAATCAAGGCGTCGGGCATCCGGATCGTGTCTTTAAGCCTCGACGGTTCTACCGAACACGTCCACGACGACTTCAGGAACCAGCCCGGCGCATTCGAGGGCACCCTGCGGGCCGCGTCCTATTTCAGAAACCACGATATCGAGTTTATCGTCAACTCCTCCTTTACGAAGAGAAATCAGCACGAAATCGCGGACACCTACCGGCTCGCGAAGGAATTGGGGGCGACGGCGTGGTACATGTTCATGATCGTCCCGACGGGCCGTGGCGAGGAGATCATGAGCGAGCTCATTTCAAAGGAGGATTACGAGGATATTCTCAACTGGCACTACGAGATGGAGAAGAACGAGACGGAAATGCTGGTCCGGCCGACCTGTGCCCCGCACTACTACCGGATCGTCATGCAAAAGGCAAAGGAGGAGGGGATCAAGTTCCAGCGGCGCTCCCTCAAGTTTTCCACGGGGGGAGGGAAGGGATGCATATGCGCCCAGACCATCGCCTTCATCGACTGCAGGGGGAACGTGCAGCCCTGCAGCTACTTCCCCGTGTTCGCCGGCAACGTCACGGAGAAGTCGTTTAAAGAGATATGGGAGCACTCGGAGCTCTTCCAGAAGCTCCGGGATTTCTCCTCGTACAAGGACCGGTGCGGCTCCTGTGAGTTCCTGAAGATCTGCGGCGGGTGCAGGGCCCGGGCCGATGCGGTGTACGAGGATTACCTTGCGGAGGAACCTTTCTGCGATTACGTGCCGTTGAGAATGCGCAAGGAGAGAGAGGCGAAGGCAAGTGGCAGAAAAGGCCCCGGTTCATAGTGTGCAGATCACAGTTCTGGGATGAAGGGTTTCGGAGTCCCCGGTTTTTCTGAAATCCTCGATCCGAATCACCACGTAAGCGCTGTTTTAGAGGTTGCATTAAATCGGCGGTGTGTTTATGGTATCCAGAAAAATGGAAAAGGAGCATAAATACCGATGAAACCGAGCGATTACCGCTTCATGAAAGTGTGCAGGGGGGAGCCGGCAGACACGGTCCCCGTATGGATAATGCGGCAGGCGGGAAGGTACATGTCCCAGTACAAGGAGATCCGGGGGAAACACACGTTCCTGGAGATGTGCAAGAGCCCGGAGCTGGCAACGGAGGTGACCCTCCTTCCCATCGATATCCTGAAGGTTGATGCGGCCATCCTGTTTTGCGACATCCTCATTCCCGTCGAGGCGATGGGCGTGAAGCTCGACTTCATAGATGGGACGGGTCCCGTGCTCGATTTCACCATCGAGACGGCGGGGGACGTGGAAAAGCTGATCGTCCCCGACCCCGTTGAAAAGACGGGGTTTGTCATGGAAGCGATCCGGTTGCTCCGCAGGGAGCTCGAGGGGAGGGTTCCCCTCATCGGTTTCTCGGGAGCCCCCTTCACCCTGGCGTCCTACATCGTCGAGGGCGGTGGATCGAAAAACTTCATAAAGCTGAAGATGCTGATGTACCAGGCACCCGATGTCTACCGGAAGCTGATGAAGAAAATTACGAAGACCGTCATCGATTACCTGAATGCCCAGATCGAGGCGGGGGCGCAGGTAGTCCAGATATTCGATACCTGGGCGGGAATCCTCACCCCGGAGGATTACCGGAAGTACGTGTTTCCCTACACGCAGGAAATCATCGGCAACTTGAACCGGGAAGGGGTACCCGTGATCCATTTTGCCAATGAATCCGCCACCCTTCTGCCCGTGATCCGCGAGCTCGGTGCCGATGTCTACGGGCTGGACTGGCGGATTCATATCGACGAGGGAGCTGCAATTCTGGGGGAAAATGCGATCGTCCAGGGAAACATGGATCCCACGGCACTGTTTCACCCCGTTAAGAAGATCGAGGAGATCGCCGCAGATATCATCAGGAGGGGGAAGAGCGCGGCAGGGCACATATTCAACCTCGGCCACGGGATCCTCCCCCCCACCGATGTCCGGCACGCGCAGGCCCTTGTCGAGGCGGTTCACAAGCACGGCAGAAGAACGGAAAATGAACCCAGGTGATCGGAAAAAGACGGCCGTTATTCTTCTCTACATGGGCGGGCCGGATACGTTGAGCGCCATTCGCCCCTTTCTTTTCAACCTCCTGCGGGACAGGGATATCATACCGATCCCGGGGGGCGTCATCGTGCAGACGCTCTTTGCCTACATCGTGTCCGGGATACGGACGAGGAAGGTCCGGCCCCTGTACGAGACAATGGGCGGCGGTTCGCCGCTGAACCAGATAACGCAGAAGCAGGCAGCCCTGCTCGAGAGATACCTGAACGAGGAGGGCGAGGATATCTATTCCGTCCACGTGGGAATGAGGTACTGGTATCCCTTCACGCGTGATGCCGTCAGGGAAGCGAAGGAGCACGCACCTTCCAGGATCGTTGCCCTGCCTCTCTACCCCCACTACAGCAGGACGACGACGGGATCCTCCCTCCGGGAGCTTGCCCGATGCCTGCGGAAGGAGNNNNNNNNNNNNNNNNNNNNNNNNNNNNNNNNNNNNNNNNNNNNNNNNNNNNNTTCTCCGCACATGGCCTTCCGAAGAAGGTCATCGAGGAGGGGGACCCCTATCTGAAGCAGGTTGAGAAAACGGTCAGGCTCGTCATGGAAGGATTTACTCATTTGACCCACTACCTCTCCTTCCAATCACGGGTCGGGAAGGGCTGGCTCGAGCCGGGAACGGAAGAAACGATCCGGCTCGTCCGGGAGTCGTGGTTCGACAACCTCGTCATGGTCCCGATCAGCTTCGTGTCCGATCACCTGGAGACTCTCTATGAGATGGACGTGCTGTTCAGGGAAATGGCGGAAGAGATCGGTCTCAACTTCATCAGGACAGATTCCCTGAACGAATGCGATCTGTTCATAAGCGCCCTCGGCGACGCGGTGCTCAGCCACCTCCTCGACGCAGCCGCCTCCTCGACGGGAACGGGGGCTGGGAAATGAAGAGGGTCGTCATCGTGGGCGGCGGGATCTCCGGGCTTGCAACGGCATATTACGTCAGGCGATTTGCCGATGAGAGGGGAGATGATCTCTCCGTCGTCGTCCTGGAAAAGGAGGCGGAGCCGGGGGGGAAGATGAAGACCTTCCACGAGGAAGGTTTCACCGTGGAATGGGGCCCCAACGGTTTTCTCACGAACAAGCCGGAAACCCTCGATCTGTGCGGCAGTCTCGGTATCGATGACCTGCTCCTTGCGAGCTCCGACTCCTCCCGGAAGCGGTATGTGTTCGTCGATGAGCGCCTCAAGAAGCTTCCCGAGTCGCCGGGGGAGTTCTTCGCCTCCGATATTCTCTCCCTGAAGGGGAGGTTCCGCGTTGCCATGGAGCCCTTTGTTCCTGCAAAGAGGGACGGCGCAGAGGAATCCCTTTTCGCCTTTGCAAAGAGGAGGCTCGGCGCAGAGGCGGCCGAGCTGCTCATCGAACCGATGGCGGCGGGCGTCTACGCGGGGGATCCCGAAAAGATGAGCTTGAGGAGCTGTTTTCCCCTCGTGTATGCCCTCGAGAAAGAATACGGGGGCCTCGTGAAGGGGATGGTGGGAAAGATGCGGGAGCGCAGGAGGATGGGGGTCACGGCGGCGGGAGGGCCGGCCGGGCCCGGGGGCGTGCTCATGTCCTTTACGGGGGGTGTTCAGTCCCTGATCGGGGAGATCGTGGGCAGGGGCGCTTTTTCCCTCCGCCGGGACTGCAACGTGGTGAAGGTCCGCAGGGGAGAGGGGAGGACCTTCGTCGTCGAGTATATCTGCCGTGGCCAGGATTTTGAGGAGGCCGGGGACGCCGTGGTGGTGGCCGCACCCGCATACACCGCCTCCCCCCTCGTAAGCGATGTGGACGGGGAGCTTTCTGACCT harbors:
- the hemG gene encoding protoporphyrinogen oxidase; its protein translation is MKRVVIVGGGISGLATAYYVRRFADERGDDLSVVVLEKEAEPGGKMKTFHEEGFTVEWGPNGFLTNKPETLDLCGSLGIDDLLLASSDSSRKRYVFVDERLKKLPESPGEFFASDILSLKGRFRVAMEPFVPAKRDGAEESLFAFAKRRLGAEAAELLIEPMAAGVYAGDPEKMSLRSCFPLVYALEKEYGGLVKGMVGKMRERRRMGVTAAGGPAGPGGVLMSFTGGVQSLIGEIVGRGAFSLRRDCNVVKVRRGEGRTFVVEYICRGQDFEEAGDAVVVAAPAYTASPLVSDVDGELSDLIGDISYAPIAAVALGFEKREYGRVLDAFGFLVPRREGRRVLGILFDSSIFPNRAPEGHALIRGMIGGARSPELAFRPDEELLGMMKQEVEDILGIKDGHVFSRVYRHEMGIPQYPVSHPARMGRIRDRLREVGGLFLNNNAYEGIGLNDCVRNSRDTANQVLSYLWE
- the hemH gene encoding ferrochelatase → MNPGDRKKTAVILLYMGGPDTLSAIRPFLFNLLRDRDIIPIPGGVIVQTLFAYIVSGIRTRKVRPLYETMGGGSPLNQITQKQAALLERYLNEEGEDIYSVHVGMRYWYPFTRDAVREAKEHAPSRIVALPLYPHYSRTTTGSSLRELARCLRKE
- a CDS encoding radical SAM protein, with the protein product MEFVPKWLALEITGKCNLNCVHCRSASSMSSFESVFDTEGAKALIDDITSFCSPVLVLSGGEPLLRKDLFEIAEYGTEKGLRMCLATNGVLVDDEVCRKIKASGIRIVSLSLDGSTEHVHDDFRNQPGAFEGTLRAASYFRNHDIEFIVNSSFTKRNQHEIADTYRLAKELGATAWYMFMIVPTGRGEEIMSELISKEDYEDILNWHYEMEKNETEMLVRPTCAPHYYRIVMQKAKEEGIKFQRRSLKFSTGGGKGCICAQTIAFIDCRGNVQPCSYFPVFAGNVTEKSFKEIWEHSELFQKLRDFSSYKDRCGSCEFLKICGGCRARADAVYEDYLAEEPFCDYVPLRMRKEREAKASGRKGPGS
- the hemE gene encoding uroporphyrinogen decarboxylase is translated as MKPSDYRFMKVCRGEPADTVPVWIMRQAGRYMSQYKEIRGKHTFLEMCKSPELATEVTLLPIDILKVDAAILFCDILIPVEAMGVKLDFIDGTGPVLDFTIETAGDVEKLIVPDPVEKTGFVMEAIRLLRRELEGRVPLIGFSGAPFTLASYIVEGGGSKNFIKLKMLMYQAPDVYRKLMKKITKTVIDYLNAQIEAGAQVVQIFDTWAGILTPEDYRKYVFPYTQEIIGNLNREGVPVIHFANESATLLPVIRELGADVYGLDWRIHIDEGAAILGENAIVQGNMDPTALFHPVKKIEEIAADIIRRGKSAAGHIFNLGHGILPPTDVRHAQALVEAVHKHGRRTENEPR